The stretch of DNA GAATCTCTTTCATAGAATTCTTTAGGCCATTATGCAAATCTGACCAGCCTATAAATAACAAAATTCACCAGAAGTTGTCAACTAAGCACATTCATCACATTAATTACAAAATAGATGAAGAAGAAATTACATCATAAATTAATTCTACAATATTTATTTCTCGATCTGCACCATAGAAGCATGCATGATTTGAGCCTTTACATTTCAGTTGCAAAGGAGACACCCTTatctttcatttttctcttcATACATCCATGGAGCCTCAGTAAATATTCATTTGCATGGTCTACTGAATAGCCTTCAAAATCTTGATGAACGTCAGCTACAAGATCTTCTACTGTTTTGTACTGAATTGACTGCATAGAGTTAAACAAGCCTAATCCATGGATAATATTGCAGTTGGGTGAATTTACTGGCTGACATACAAGTCTCATGTCGAACCCATCTTGCTTAGCAGCATCCCATAATAGCTTATCATTGGGCGCTAAATGAGGTCTTCCATTATCTTGTATGAATATAGGCTTGCTCGCATCTTCAAGCGGCCACTTCGCACGAATCGCCGGTAAAACCTTTTGAATCATCAAATCTCGAATGACCTCCTCTTTTACCGGGTtgatgggtttcatctctatcATCCCCGCAGGCCGGTTGGCATTCGACCTCTTGGCTACTTCATATTTTACCAAAGGAAAGCAACCAATCTTTCCATCAAAGGTGCATCTGCCATCAGAGTCAAATCTCGACCGAGCAATGGCTGTCAAAATCAGGACATCTTGAGTGTTCTTTCTAGTAATGCGGTAACAACTTTTGTCGATGAAGACATGATCAAAGAAACCTGGTAACATGGGATCATGAGGTAGGCTGCGCACATATAAAAAGCGTCGTTGATAAGCACGGTTTCTTTCCCTGATCCTTTGTATTTCCTCTTCTTTGTCATTTAGCCCATCCTGCACAAGACTGCATAAGCATCAGTTGAACTGTGAGCTAATGTTGCATGTCATCTTGTAACCACAAATAGAATTAAGCAAAATTCAGATCCGATTCAGCGGGAAAGAGTTACATAAGCCAGCAAAAATTTTGTCCTAGATGGCCCCATGACCATGGAAAACTATCTAAGGGTGCTGATACCTTCTGAATTTTGACACATTCAGAGTTCACATGAAACAAGAATAGGCACTGCAGATCAAAGCATAGGCACTGCTATTTCAAAAAACCTCAGTAATTTGACACTGTCAAATAAGAATCTCATCAGTAAAGGCAGATGTGATGATTGCATCAGATGATAGGAATTAGTTTCACATCCTATTTGACACTATCAAATAAGAATCCCATGAGTATTCAGTAAAATCTGATGCAATCCCATCAGTAATTCGATGTATCATTACAATTTCAGAACTAATGGACAGTAAAAACTGCATGAACAATCAAGCCAGATGTGATGTTGTACCTCAAGGATTGAGAAGATGGATCCCCGGGATGATGCTGGCGCAATGCTGGGGTACCGGCGGCGCGATGAGGCTTGGACTGGGTAGCGGCAAAGGAGTCTAGTCCGGTGAAGCTGATCTTGATCTCCATGCCGCCCGACGAGGAGCGCACGGGCGGCCTTGTCGCCCTGCTCGGATGTGGCACGAGGGCTGCGACGGAAGGAGCTGCGGCCGAGAGGGGCTTCAACTCGACAGAGAAGTCCGAGGCAGGGGGAGGGAGTCCAGGGCAGAGGGGGAGGGAGTCCGAGGCAGGGGCTGCGCCATCGCGATCTGGGAGGACACAACGTACAACAGCGAGTTGGGGAGGAAGAGCAGGGGCTAGCGAGAGGAGGGAGGTGAGGGCGAGGCCGGCAGCAGCGCGCAGGAGCCAGGAGCGGGGACCCGACGACGATGGCGGGGAaacgcggacggcggcgggacAGAGAAGAGGGGAACGGGAGGAAGATGCCAGGGGCAATAATggatttcgcaaaaaaaaattgaactacAACGTCATATAAAAAACATGTTCTGCATCTGAACTACAACgtcatataaaaaaaatagagggaGTACCAGTTACTAGCGTGACGGCGACCGCGCGCGGGACAGCGGTCACTTCGCGGCCAGTCCATGGGATCCGCCGTGTTGGAAGGTGGCTAGGCTAGTGCGTCGAAACTAGCAAGCCTGCGAGATAGGGGTGGTAATCGGGAACCGTCATGGCtctagtggcctcttcacacGGCTCCATATGAtctttaaatattttttaaaaaattgtcTTTTTCAACTTTTTGCCGAATCTATTTTTTCTCTTTAAACAATAAAACCGTCTGACTAACCTCCTCGAATTCTCAAAACGGTTCACACGACATTCTTGAGCGCGTTTGAGGgcgatttttctattttttatgtttactttaattgaatttttgaaaaaaaatcataataaatcacaaaaaatcataaaatataaaatttaattttattggactccacatgaaTAGATATATGCAGTGAACATATTATATAGTATATtttagtataaattttttactgtatctttatatatatatttttctgtaattaatttatagctacggTTTCTGTCATCCAATTATTGAGAAATTTTTAGGGTGGattaatcattatatgattaagctgtagtaaaaaaattatgattattggatcatgtatgactgagttatagatttatctagatttatctatagattcgtcTAAATTTTTCTTTAGATTtatctagatttttctatagaTCAGTCAAACATTGTCCAATtattataaaatttttactacagatCAATCAATTATATAATAATTAGTTcacaaaaaatttcaccataattggaTGATGAAAACGGTAACACATGATTCAAACACTATCTAGGTTGATCTTGTGATTCCTCGCTTCGGGCAGTCGGTTGTCTTGGACGAAAAATTCCTGCCACGACCGCACGATTGAGTCCGATGTACAGGCCGCGCCACCACAAACGGTGAGAGCACGGGCATATCCTGGGCAAATTTCGAT from Panicum virgatum strain AP13 chromosome 9K, P.virgatum_v5, whole genome shotgun sequence encodes:
- the LOC120646820 gene encoding uncharacterized protein LOC120646820 isoform X2; the encoded protein is MEIKISFTGLDSFAATQSKPHRAAGTPALRQHHPGDPSSQSLSLVQDGLNDKEEEIQRIRERNRAYQRRFLYVRSLPHDPMLPAIARSRFDSDGRCTFDGKIGCFPLVKYEVAKRSNANRPAGMIEMKPINPVKEEVIRDLMIQKVLPAIRAKWPLEDASKPIFIQDNGRPHLAPNDKLLWDAAKQDGFDMRLVCQPVNSPNCNIIHGLGLFNSMQSIQYKTVEDLVADVHQDFEGYSVDHANEYLLRLHGCMKRKMKDKGVSFATEM
- the LOC120646820 gene encoding uncharacterized protein LOC120646820 isoform X1, producing the protein MEIKISFTGLDSFAATQSKPHRAAGTPALRQHHPGDPSSQSLSLVQDGLNDKEEEIQRIRERNRAYQRRFLYVRSLPHDPMLPGFFDHVFIDKSCYRITRKNTQDVLILTAIARSRFDSDGRCTFDGKIGCFPLVKYEVAKRSNANRPAGMIEMKPINPVKEEVIRDLMIQKVLPAIRAKWPLEDASKPIFIQDNGRPHLAPNDKLLWDAAKQDGFDMRLVCQPVNSPNCNIIHGLGLFNSMQSIQYKTVEDLVADVHQDFEGYSVDHANEYLLRLHGCMKRKMKDKGVSFATEM